The Naumovozyma dairenensis CBS 421 chromosome 1, complete genome genomic interval ATCTTGAATGTACATTTCTATATATACGtatgtatatgtatgtagTTGACACTCGATCATATTTTTAGCAATTTAATCTTGAGGATCAGTTATCAAGGTTTAAGTAAACCGGAATAACTAATAAACTCAAATAGAATATACTACAAACGCTAATCTCGCCACCCTTTGCTTTTACTATTTTTACGTACTTCAATCAGCGTTAAAGAATGCTCCCCTATATTCGGGCCAGCTTTACCAGGCGCCTCCGATCACGTGACAGGATTTTgcaaaatttcaaatttcaaatttcaaaaataaaaaaaaagactTTACTGATTTGgttcatttttttggttATCTTATCATAGATACGTAGAAGCCACAATATTTCATTGTGAAGAGATAAGAACAAAACATTACGCATTTATCTACATAAATAAGTACAAATAGGGCAAATTATCTTTTTAATTTATGAAAAGAAACCGACACCACATAATCCATAATATAGAAAAATTCTTTGctaaattaaaattattcaaaaaatccAATAATTACTCGAAGATCCACAAcgataaatatataaaattatattgaaaaaaatattatgatCTCTGAGCGTGCAGCTACAGCTCTCGCCACAGTAGCAACAATATGCTGGTGTGTCCAATTAATCCCccaaataatatacaattgGAAACGTAAAGATTGTACAGGTCTACCTCCCATAATGATGTTCTTATGGGTCATTTCAGGTATACCCTTTGCAATTTATTTTTGCGTCAGTAGAGGTAACGTCATCTTACAGGTACAACCTCATCTTTTCATGTTTTTCTGTTCCATTAGTTTTGTCCAATCTTGTTATTACCCCCCTACGAAATTAGCCCTTTGGAAAATCATTACGGTTGTAGTGGGGATTGCTATAACGGATATCGGAATGGAAGTGGGGTTCATATTGTGGTTAAGACCTTTATATGATCGTGGTATTCATTGGCCTGATTTAATCTTTGGTATTTTAGCAACTGTATTGTTGGCTATAGGGTTATTACCAccatattttgaattggCGAAAAGGAAAGGTCGTGTGGTTGGGATTAATTTTTGGTTCCTTTTCATTGATTCTCTAGGTGCATGGTTCTCTATTGTTAGTGTCATTTTGGGGAATATGGATGTAATGGGgatcatattatattgtgTCATTGCAGGGATGGAATTGGGTATCTTTATATCTCATTTCATTTGGTTTTTAAGATTTAAATGGTTTTCAAAGGAGAAATTTGTAGAAAAAGATAGTAAagatgctgatgatgatgatgaaacaaaCGTGGGAAAGAGTAGTGATTCATCCGACCCAGAGAAAAATGAACAAGACCAAGACGAAGATGAAGGAACTTCTTCGGAATAAAAAAGGTGATATTTCAGTGTTAAACGATACTATAATCGAGGAAtatgctgatgatg includes:
- the ILT1 gene encoding Ilt1p (similar to Saccharomyces cerevisiae YDR090C; ancestral locus Anc_8.223a); translated protein: MISERAATALATVATICWCVQLIPQIIYNWKRKDCTGLPPIMMFLWVISGIPFAIYFCVSRGNVILQVQPHLFMFFCSISFVQSCYYPPTKLALWKIITVVVGIAITDIGMEVGFILWLRPLYDRGIHWPDLIFGILATVLLAIGLLPPYFELAKRKGRVVGINFWFLFIDSLGAWFSIVSVILGNMDVMGIILYCVIAGMELGIFISHFIWFLRFKWFSKEKFVEKDSKDADDDDETNVGKSSDSSDPEKNEQDQDEDEGTSSE